A portion of the Clostridium gelidum genome contains these proteins:
- a CDS encoding restriction endonuclease, whose amino-acid sequence MRNKRVLNTIAEYIILNFNESKMECIDYLCERASEVSNLCEVDIDFIEEELIDRNSPAYTALIEIIKQKLKLDKMKQNLCIEEVYPFFYIKNIRSDYKEDENAYKEKLEYILKHEDESKKGYFYQELVVKVMEDLGVKCEVIKKSYDGGIDIIGEQNIGILNNNIIFPIEVYGQVKCYNNKVKPAEIKQLIKDEIYYLMESNNILEIKCIKLLFISHCGFTEKAKEYANNTQIILFDSEDLIGLLLKKRKSNNAFNYIEEKYNSLDINGAK is encoded by the coding sequence ATGCGTAATAAAAGGGTATTAAATACAATTGCAGAATATATTATATTAAATTTTAATGAAAGTAAGATGGAATGCATTGATTATTTATGTGAGAGAGCGTCAGAAGTATCTAATTTATGTGAAGTAGATATTGATTTTATTGAGGAGGAATTAATCGATAGAAACTCGCCAGCATATACTGCTCTTATCGAAATAATAAAGCAAAAATTAAAATTAGATAAGATGAAGCAGAATTTATGCATAGAGGAAGTATATCCATTTTTCTATATAAAGAATATTAGAAGTGATTATAAAGAAGATGAGAATGCCTATAAAGAAAAATTAGAATATATATTGAAACATGAAGATGAGAGTAAAAAAGGATATTTTTATCAGGAATTAGTAGTGAAAGTTATGGAAGATTTAGGTGTTAAATGTGAAGTGATTAAAAAAAGTTATGATGGAGGCATTGATATAATAGGAGAACAGAATATAGGAATATTAAATAACAATATTATATTCCCAATAGAAGTATATGGGCAAGTGAAGTGTTATAACAATAAAGTTAAGCCAGCAGAAATTAAGCAATTAATTAAAGATGAAATATATTACTTAATGGAATCGAATAATATACTGGAAATAAAATGCATTAAATTGCTTTTCATTAGTCATTGTGGATTTACCGAAAAAGCTAAAGAGTATGCGAATAATACTCAGATAATATTATTTGATAGTGAAGATTTAATAGGTCTTTTGTTAAAAAAAAGAAAATCAAACAATGCATTTAATTATATTGAAGAAAAATATAATAGCCTTGATATAAATGGAGCAAAGTAA
- a CDS encoding cyclic-phosphate processing receiver domain-containing protein: MDLVNLYVDDLRKCPDGFIIARNYDEAIEILNTSKINILSLDHDLGIDEDGIEKTGYDVVKYMCENGISPRKVYIHTDNVVGRDNMYHTLIGARERGFIENNVEVYIYGYTENRI, translated from the coding sequence ATGGACTTAGTTAATTTGTATGTGGATGACCTAAGGAAGTGTCCAGATGGGTTTATTATTGCAAGAAATTATGATGAAGCTATTGAGATTTTAAATACTAGTAAAATAAATATATTATCATTAGATCATGATTTAGGTATAGATGAAGATGGAATTGAGAAGACTGGCTATGATGTCGTCAAATACATGTGTGAGAATGGAATAAGCCCAAGGAAAGTATATATTCATACAGATAATGTTGTTGGAAGGGATAATATGTACCACACACTAATAGGAGCTAGAGAAAGAGGCTTCATAGAGAATAATGTTGAGGTATATATTTATGGTTATACAGAAAATAGAATATAA
- a CDS encoding recombinase family protein produces the protein MSNYFSYMRISTKEASDKQSFNRQEKSLKAYAENNKIEYTLSFKDDCTGSTFNRPNWIRLESLLHDGDTIVFKEISRFTRQAEEGYKKFMELMKKGINLVFIDNMTVGTDYIKNLTRVAHEQDLVAKTALESTIKLLLIVELDRVQKEREIIVKRIKQGIQASEKASGRKNNTLDKMTDDLRTDIKEFSSNRSIKQIDLMNKHNISRNTLKKYVKLVSEEI, from the coding sequence ATGAGTAATTATTTTAGCTACATGAGAATATCAACAAAGGAAGCATCAGACAAACAAAGTTTTAACAGACAAGAGAAGAGTTTAAAAGCATATGCAGAAAATAATAAAATCGAATATACATTAAGTTTTAAAGACGATTGCACAGGATCAACATTCAATAGACCTAATTGGATAAGGCTAGAAAGTTTACTACATGATGGAGATACAATTGTATTCAAGGAAATATCACGTTTCACAAGACAAGCAGAAGAAGGTTATAAAAAATTCATGGAATTAATGAAAAAAGGTATCAATTTAGTGTTCATTGATAATATGACCGTAGGAACTGATTATATAAAGAATTTAACAAGGGTAGCACATGAACAAGACTTGGTGGCTAAGACGGCGTTAGAAAGCACTATAAAATTATTGCTAATTGTTGAATTAGATAGAGTACAAAAGGAAAGAGAAATAATAGTCAAGAGAATTAAACAAGGTATACAAGCAAGCGAGAAGGCAAGCGGTAGAAAGAATAATACGCTTGATAAAATGACAGATGATTTAAGAACAGATATAAAAGAGTTTTCAAGTAATAGGAGCATTAAGCAAATTGATTTGATGAACAAGCATAATATTAGCAGAAATACATTAAAGAAGTATGTTAAATTAGTATCAGAAGAGATTTAA
- a CDS encoding tetratricopeptide repeat protein, with protein sequence MNKGLITRVDKTIFSTISKKKKIIISIVAICIAIGVILIGVNCSYSSKVKQADEAMSQQDYDKAVTTYEQALNLFNKTDTQAKLSKAEALQKSKKAYDDGMNFFENKDYNTAFLSFKNVIKEDTMDYDNALKKMEESKNLYVASMIEVANKCASDKDYPNAMKYLADALGVDSTNKELIDLRAKYDSARAKAKEEADAKTKADADAKAKADAEATKKAKEDADAKAKEEAKKYQPQKIVDSNGKQIWKVYISNSSFHFTGTYKGTGNFIVKLSNSNQELVTLIANEIGDFVSDKTVTVPYVGWYYLEIKGTDGKWDYKWQ encoded by the coding sequence ATGAACAAAGGATTAATAACAAGAGTAGATAAAACAATATTTTCTACCATATCAAAAAAGAAAAAGATAATAATATCAATAGTCGCAATATGTATAGCTATAGGAGTAATTTTAATAGGTGTTAATTGCAGTTATTCTTCAAAAGTGAAACAAGCTGATGAGGCAATGTCCCAACAAGATTATGATAAAGCAGTAACTACGTATGAACAAGCTTTAAATCTCTTTAATAAAACAGATACTCAGGCAAAGCTTTCAAAAGCAGAAGCGTTGCAAAAGTCTAAAAAAGCATATGATGATGGAATGAATTTCTTTGAGAATAAAGATTATAATACCGCCTTTCTATCATTTAAAAATGTAATTAAAGAAGATACTATGGATTATGACAATGCATTAAAAAAAATGGAAGAGTCAAAGAATCTATATGTAGCTAGCATGATTGAAGTGGCTAATAAATGTGCTTCTGATAAGGACTATCCTAATGCAATGAAATATTTAGCTGATGCTTTAGGCGTGGATTCAACTAACAAAGAATTGATTGATTTGCGCGCTAAATATGATTCCGCTAGAGCAAAAGCTAAAGAAGAAGCAGATGCAAAAACTAAAGCAGATGCAGACGCAAAAGCAAAAGCAGATGCAGAAGCTACAAAGAAGGCTAAAGAAGATGCAGACGCAAAAGCTAAAGAAGAAGCTAAAAAATATCAACCTCAAAAAATAGTGGATTCAAATGGTAAGCAAATATGGAAAGTTTATATAAGTAATAGCTCTTTTCATTTTACTGGTACTTATAAAGGAACGGGCAACTTTATAGTTAAATTATCAAATTCGAACCAAGAATTAGTTACACTTATAGCTAATGAAATAGGCGATTTTGTCTCTGATAAAACTGTTACAGTACCTTATGTTGGATGGTATTATCTTGAGATAAAAGGCACAGACGGTAAGTGGGATTATAAGTGGCAGTAA
- a CDS encoding Rha family transcriptional regulator, with the protein MTGKAHDQLMRTIRGYIKVLDDSAILQTPNLFIESTYLDANNLSRPCYLLTKKGCDMVARLIRRLVKKESYLQFTATYVTKFEEMEKQIKSNVPQISREQQLVSSIYSGGLDAMEGN; encoded by the coding sequence ATGACTGGAAAGGCTCATGACCAATTAATGAGAACTATACGAGGATATATAAAGGTTTTAGATGACTCAGCAATTTTGCAGACTCCTAATTTATTTATAGAAAGTACTTATTTAGATGCTAATAATCTATCAAGACCTTGTTATCTGTTAACTAAAAAAGGTTGCGATATGGTGGCTAGGCTAATAAGACGACTGGTGAAAAAGGAATCTTATTTACAATTTACAGCTACTTATGTGACCAAGTTTGAAGAAATGGAAAAGCAAATTAAATCTAATGTTCCTCAAATATCGAGAGAGCAACAATTAGTATCATCTATTTATAGTGGCGGACTTGATGCAATGGAAGGCAACTAA
- a CDS encoding DEAD/DEAH box helicase family protein — protein sequence MKKRVSEIITQDEIEKWRLGDIVTIDANTGAGKSYFVKNVLYEYAKSKGQRILMLVHRKNCKYQFLDELETNNKTDIIDLRTYQSIENKELRKSNCDLSQYQYIVSDEFHYFMSDSSFNTITDISLNKILEASNSTRIFMSATGDVVKRYIKGHKKLEVREYEIPKDYSIIENLSFFNNDSSIEVLLKEMLETTTDKAIVFINSVEKCYQLHKKFEQYSVFNCSTSNEMYKHVDSEKIGNILKNEKFEERILFTTVCMDAGVNIKDKELKRIICDVKDIGVMKQCVGRKRAVHDEDRMNVYIKNINNNSLGGFMTKYKKNVAMAGYFRKHTIKEFIERYPRKLDYSKMIYDVAVDDENKCTKKINELMYFKYKTDIVLFQSIVNKKGNNGYQKYIAELFKQEEYDIIERKWEEDGLLSYLEKSVGNIMLGLKDRKELIQNINVKFDGHLLKGMQTINHALEERNIPYRIVELSISRMIKGKQKRYRSAWRIDRLIAS from the coding sequence ATGAAAAAAAGAGTAAGTGAAATAATAACACAGGATGAAATTGAAAAATGGAGATTAGGAGACATAGTAACAATAGATGCTAATACAGGTGCTGGAAAAAGTTATTTTGTTAAGAATGTTCTATACGAATATGCTAAGAGTAAAGGGCAAAGAATATTGATGCTAGTACACAGAAAAAATTGTAAGTATCAATTTTTAGATGAACTAGAAACCAATAATAAGACAGATATTATAGATTTAAGAACATATCAGTCAATTGAGAATAAGGAATTAAGAAAGAGTAATTGTGATTTAAGTCAGTACCAGTACATTGTAAGCGATGAATTTCACTATTTTATGAGTGATTCTAGCTTTAATACAATTACGGACATATCGTTAAATAAGATATTGGAAGCTTCAAATAGTACAAGAATATTTATGAGTGCAACAGGGGATGTAGTAAAAAGATATATTAAAGGTCATAAAAAGCTTGAAGTACGAGAATATGAAATCCCTAAGGATTATAGCATAATAGAAAATTTGAGTTTTTTCAATAATGATAGCTCAATAGAAGTGCTGTTAAAGGAGATGCTTGAAACAACAACAGACAAGGCTATTGTTTTTATAAATAGTGTTGAAAAATGTTATCAGTTGCATAAAAAATTTGAACAATATAGTGTATTTAATTGCAGTACCTCAAATGAAATGTACAAGCATGTTGATTCAGAAAAGATAGGAAATATATTAAAAAATGAGAAGTTTGAAGAGAGAATACTATTCACTACAGTTTGCATGGATGCTGGTGTGAATATTAAGGATAAGGAGCTAAAACGTATAATCTGTGATGTTAAAGATATTGGTGTTATGAAACAGTGTGTTGGAAGAAAACGTGCAGTACATGATGAAGATAGGATGAATGTGTATATAAAAAACATAAATAATAATTCTTTAGGTGGATTTATGACCAAATATAAAAAGAACGTTGCAATGGCAGGATATTTTAGAAAGCATACTATTAAAGAATTTATTGAAAGATATCCTAGGAAATTAGATTATTCAAAAATGATTTATGATGTTGCTGTTGATGATGAAAATAAATGTACTAAAAAAATAAATGAGCTAATGTATTTTAAGTATAAAACAGATATCGTATTATTTCAAAGCATAGTCAATAAAAAGGGGAATAATGGTTATCAGAAATATATAGCTGAATTATTTAAACAAGAAGAGTATGACATCATTGAACGTAAATGGGAAGAGGATGGATTATTAAGTTATCTTGAAAAATCTGTTGGAAATATAATGCTAGGTCTAAAAGATAGAAAAGAATTAATACAAAATATAAATGTAAAATTTGATGGACATCTACTTAAGGGTATGCAAACTATTAATCATGCATTAGAAGAAAGAAATATCCCATATAGAATAGTTGAATTATCAATAAGCAGGATGATAAAAGGTAAACAAAAAAGATATCGAAGTGCTTGGAGAATAGATAGATTAATTGCATCTTAA
- a CDS encoding ISLre2 family transposase: MYELSLNDKGMTFKELEKRIYKYACDEACNALKSILEFLDEKLLNERDSKVYRNKGRKQTCLRTIMGNVEYSRRIYEFKLEDGKKATKYLLDEYLGMDTLGNVSINLVETILTNVTEVSFRKTSENIKTMCNQDISAQGVWNIVQTLGEKIKEIENRKIELNDKGALKGEKEVPVLFQEQDGVWLYLQGNDRPKGKNKKKELKLAVSYTGWTLRPGSKKEYVVVDKTVCASFSNSNHFKKLASATISEKYNVDEIQTRILNGDGANWIKATCEDEDIHFQLDPFHVGQAIIRKVSDKRAQKQLLKLFREGKIDEGLETIVNMMILTNEKDIAFKKLTELYDYFVHNRDGLIPYKLRSDINMPTAPEGMEYKNLGTMEHNICDVLAQRMKGRKMSWSINGADNLSKILSEKFSNRLFDTVDKIYRNIISDDVIDTVVAKLPLTVFQANKESNKCKAYKCNSAQIPYSGAAATLGRKIVRDLCGLKSFSDISYS, from the coding sequence ATGTATGAATTAAGTTTAAATGATAAAGGAATGACTTTCAAGGAGTTAGAGAAAAGAATTTATAAATATGCTTGTGACGAAGCTTGTAATGCTTTAAAAAGTATATTAGAATTTTTAGATGAAAAACTACTTAATGAAAGAGATAGCAAGGTTTACCGTAATAAAGGTCGTAAGCAAACTTGTTTGAGGACTATTATGGGGAACGTAGAGTATTCTAGGCGCATTTATGAATTTAAACTTGAAGATGGTAAGAAAGCAACTAAGTACCTTTTGGATGAGTATTTAGGGATGGACACTTTAGGAAATGTGTCTATAAATCTCGTAGAAACTATTTTAACTAACGTGACGGAGGTTTCTTTTAGAAAGACATCTGAGAATATTAAAACTATGTGTAATCAAGATATTAGTGCTCAAGGCGTTTGGAACATAGTTCAAACACTTGGGGAAAAGATTAAAGAAATAGAAAATCGTAAAATTGAGTTAAATGACAAAGGTGCATTAAAAGGCGAAAAGGAAGTACCAGTATTGTTTCAGGAGCAAGATGGAGTTTGGCTCTATCTTCAAGGTAATGATAGACCAAAAGGGAAAAATAAAAAGAAAGAGTTAAAACTAGCAGTATCATATACTGGCTGGACTTTACGCCCAGGGAGCAAAAAAGAATATGTGGTTGTTGATAAAACTGTTTGTGCAAGCTTTAGCAATTCCAATCACTTTAAAAAGCTTGCTAGCGCAACAATTTCAGAAAAATACAATGTAGATGAAATTCAAACTAGAATATTAAACGGTGATGGAGCAAATTGGATTAAAGCAACTTGTGAGGATGAAGACATTCATTTTCAGCTAGATCCATTTCATGTAGGCCAAGCGATTATACGTAAGGTAAGTGATAAAAGAGCTCAAAAGCAATTACTAAAACTATTTAGAGAAGGTAAAATTGATGAAGGTCTAGAAACTATTGTAAATATGATGATACTTACAAACGAAAAAGATATTGCATTTAAGAAGCTTACTGAATTATATGATTACTTTGTTCACAATAGAGATGGATTAATACCGTATAAATTAAGAAGTGACATAAACATGCCTACGGCGCCGGAAGGCATGGAATACAAGAATCTAGGCACAATGGAACATAATATTTGTGATGTATTAGCTCAAAGAATGAAGGGCAGAAAAATGAGCTGGTCTATTAATGGTGCAGATAATTTATCTAAAATATTATCTGAAAAATTTAGTAATAGGTTGTTTGATACTGTAGATAAAATCTACAGAAATATTATTTCTGATGATGTTATTGATACAGTAGTTGCAAAACTACCATTAACAGTATTTCAAGCGAATAAAGAATCTAATAAGTGTAAGGCATATAAGTGCAATAGTGCACAAATTCCGTATAGCGGAGCTGCCGCAACGTTAGGTAGAAAAATAGTACGTGATTTATGTGGATTAAAATCATTTAGTGATATTAGTTATAGTTAA
- a CDS encoding GIY-YIG nuclease family protein — MATNKKGYFDKFKGYYVYIIKDLEDKIVYIGQTTNYYTRLANHKSRNVKTTKEFISKGNYIIQYLDVTKDIKTEQELLYLENVLIDLWEPPLNGQVNIIKDVDWLRMLELGSLLHSFGANWITYCKCLNGKIKKDKKIYLCNYSRKVIA, encoded by the coding sequence ATGGCGACTAATAAAAAAGGATATTTTGATAAATTTAAGGGGTACTATGTGTACATAATAAAGGACTTAGAGGACAAAATTGTCTATATCGGGCAGACAACAAACTATTATACAAGGTTAGCAAATCACAAAAGCAGGAATGTTAAGACCACAAAAGAGTTTATAAGCAAAGGCAACTACATTATTCAGTATCTAGATGTGACTAAGGATATTAAGACAGAGCAAGAGTTATTATATTTAGAAAACGTTTTGATAGATTTGTGGGAGCCACCATTAAATGGACAGGTAAATATTATAAAAGATGTGGATTGGCTTAGAATGTTGGAACTAGGTAGTCTGTTACATAGTTTTGGTGCTAACTGGATTACATATTGCAAATGTCTCAATGGTAAGATTAAAAAGGACAAAAAAATATACTTATGCAATTACTCTCGCAAAGTAATAGCATAA
- a CDS encoding tyrosine-type recombinase/integrase, giving the protein MPKISKRIYDFDESINDFMIHCTNKDLTKKTMKSYEGTLKLFAKYLADEVNIFTPLKVTTKHLKDYLEFTKNKGKYSYVVDINSLKSNNPSARGDFGKQVSMYTVNNYLRNIKVYFTWLYDNEVIKSNPTVQIRAYKHSRKPKDEIKDVDFNRIIKSLDLTSYAEYRDYVILQLLMDTGMRIGETLNLNSDNVLIEKKAIFIPAEIAKGRKDRYVFFSTIMQGILRKWIDYKERYFDTEYVFTSSRGSNFNVMNFEKNLKKYCIRAKLDKSITCHQVRNNFAKRFLLSGGDIFILSKILGHSSVTVTEQAYLDVTAEDIRKSYQKFSPLENMKK; this is encoded by the coding sequence ATGCCTAAAATTAGCAAAAGAATTTATGATTTTGATGAAAGTATTAATGACTTTATGATTCATTGTACAAATAAAGATCTAACTAAAAAGACTATGAAGTCATATGAAGGTACATTGAAGTTGTTTGCAAAATATTTAGCTGATGAAGTTAATATTTTTACACCGCTTAAAGTAACTACAAAACATCTTAAAGACTACTTGGAATTTACGAAGAACAAAGGAAAATATTCATACGTTGTAGATATTAATTCATTAAAGTCTAATAACCCATCTGCAAGAGGAGATTTTGGCAAACAAGTATCTATGTATACAGTCAATAATTATTTGAGAAATATTAAAGTATATTTTACATGGTTATATGACAATGAGGTGATTAAGAGCAACCCTACTGTGCAAATTAGAGCATATAAGCATAGTAGAAAGCCTAAAGATGAAATTAAGGATGTAGACTTTAATAGAATCATAAAAAGCCTAGATTTGACCTCTTATGCAGAATATAGAGACTATGTAATATTACAACTTCTTATGGATACAGGAATGAGAATAGGCGAAACATTGAACCTTAACAGTGATAATGTCTTAATCGAAAAAAAAGCAATATTCATACCTGCTGAAATCGCAAAGGGTAGAAAAGATAGATATGTCTTTTTTAGTACAATAATGCAAGGTATTTTAAGAAAGTGGATCGACTATAAAGAGAGATATTTTGACACAGAGTATGTGTTTACAAGTTCGAGAGGTTCAAATTTTAACGTAATGAATTTTGAGAAAAATTTAAAGAAATATTGCATAAGGGCAAAACTTGATAAGTCTATAACATGCCACCAAGTACGAAATAACTTTGCAAAAAGATTCCTATTGTCGGGAGGGGATATTTTTATTCTATCTAAGATATTAGGACATTCAAGTGTGACTGTTACAGAACAAGCCTATTTAGATGTGACAGCAGAGGATATAAGGAAGAGTTATCAAAAGTTCTCGCCGTTAGAAAATATGAAGAAGTAG
- a CDS encoding polysaccharide deacetylase family protein, with protein MKRTKCNIKNKKNKRTIFIILTKLILFIAVVSIAFIISINQRVKISSNVTFNQENDQKETSEKASEKVSEKGVDQFEGISVINDNRGVPVLCYHSINSDPLKKNSITMSKEKFREQLKIIKDSGYITLTMAELNDYLFKDKSMPEKSVVISFDDGYRDNYNNAFPILKEFNMNATIFVISSYLNRDSYLTAEEIKEMSDYGIDIESHTVSHVKLSTLSYKDQLKELKNSKDTIENITGKPVISIAYPEGKFNKDTKKATLEAGYSMGFTIERGYADRNDNPAQLNRICVDYTYKPNNIINVLKNLKK; from the coding sequence ATGAAAAGAACAAAGTGTAATATAAAAAATAAGAAAAATAAAAGAACTATTTTTATAATATTAACTAAATTAATATTATTCATAGCTGTAGTAAGCATTGCTTTTATAATTAGTATTAATCAAAGAGTAAAGATTTCTTCAAATGTGACATTTAATCAAGAAAATGATCAAAAAGAAACTTCTGAAAAAGCTAGTGAAAAAGTTTCGGAGAAAGGGGTAGACCAATTTGAGGGCATTTCTGTAATAAATGATAATAGAGGAGTACCAGTACTTTGCTATCATTCTATAAACTCAGATCCTTTAAAGAAAAATTCAATTACTATGTCTAAGGAAAAATTTAGAGAACAACTTAAAATCATTAAAGATTCTGGATATATAACATTAACAATGGCTGAACTTAACGATTATTTATTTAAAGACAAGTCAATGCCAGAGAAAAGTGTAGTTATAAGCTTTGATGATGGGTATAGGGATAATTATAATAATGCATTTCCAATTTTAAAGGAATTTAATATGAATGCAACAATTTTTGTTATATCAAGTTATTTAAATCGGGATTCATATTTGACAGCTGAAGAAATAAAAGAAATGAGTGACTATGGAATTGATATAGAATCTCATACAGTTTCTCATGTTAAGCTTTCTACTTTGTCCTATAAAGATCAACTTAAAGAACTTAAAAATTCTAAAGACACAATAGAAAATATAACTGGTAAGCCTGTTATTTCAATTGCTTATCCAGAAGGAAAGTTTAATAAGGATACTAAAAAAGCAACTTTGGAGGCAGGATATTCTATGGGATTTACTATTGAAAGAGGTTATGCTGATAGAAATGATAATCCTGCTCAGTTAAATAGAATATGTGTAGATTATACCTATAAGCCCAACAATATTATAAATGTATTGAAAAATTTAAAGAAGTAA
- a CDS encoding glycosyltransferase yields MKKILFAPGIASIEALGSITRLIAIADEIKKRQKDCSIIFRAAGREADYAASCGYEVVQGYKPKFDMQKLLKQGSNNDIKGNLSQPNFSISSVCDVIRLKGLISKEYVQNTFKEEMELVQSFKPDLIFGEFETVMPIVAKKMDIPYFCTGGTPGKKDFSYFGFSNKTEYGYAEDYNELLRTLNLKTIENICELNQDYNCSKVFVPSIPELEDLKDSSKYIFLGSVTPKNFIKSDFNFEKKRPLIYVYLSAGEITPEVYQKVILDTFLGSEFDVMVTAGGNPRFKSSVSSNTSNVHFMNMVPSDKVIKMTDIAIHHGGQNTTVQCIENEVPSIIFPGKHFERYFNAEKASEIGCALNSGMNNFNKEFLLKTCREIIKDNASKQNLKIYSDKIKSCGGAAKAADFILNY; encoded by the coding sequence TTGAAAAAAATATTATTTGCTCCTGGAATAGCATCTATTGAAGCTTTAGGAAGTATAACCAGATTAATTGCCATAGCAGATGAGATAAAGAAAAGACAGAAAGATTGCAGTATAATATTTAGAGCTGCAGGAAGAGAAGCAGATTATGCCGCATCCTGTGGATATGAAGTGGTACAAGGATATAAACCTAAGTTTGATATGCAAAAGTTGCTTAAGCAAGGCAGCAATAACGATATTAAAGGCAATTTATCACAACCTAATTTCTCTATCAGCAGTGTATGTGATGTAATAAGGCTTAAAGGCCTTATTTCCAAAGAATATGTGCAAAATACCTTTAAAGAAGAAATGGAATTAGTACAAAGTTTTAAGCCAGATCTGATATTCGGCGAATTTGAAACAGTCATGCCTATAGTTGCAAAGAAAATGGACATACCATATTTTTGTACAGGTGGTACTCCAGGCAAGAAAGACTTCTCTTACTTTGGATTTTCTAATAAAACTGAATACGGATATGCAGAAGATTATAATGAACTCTTAAGGACTTTAAATTTAAAAACTATAGAAAACATATGCGAACTTAATCAAGACTATAACTGTAGCAAAGTTTTCGTTCCAAGCATACCTGAACTGGAGGATTTAAAAGACAGTTCAAAATATATTTTTTTAGGCTCAGTGACACCTAAGAATTTTATAAAATCAGATTTTAACTTTGAAAAGAAGCGCCCACTAATATACGTATATTTAAGTGCTGGCGAAATAACGCCGGAGGTATATCAAAAGGTGATTTTAGACACATTTTTAGGCTCGGAATTTGATGTTATGGTCACAGCAGGAGGAAACCCTAGATTTAAAAGCAGTGTGAGCTCTAATACTAGTAATGTACACTTTATGAATATGGTTCCATCAGATAAGGTTATAAAAATGACAGATATAGCTATTCATCATGGCGGCCAAAATACCACTGTACAATGCATTGAAAATGAAGTGCCTTCAATTATTTTTCCTGGAAAACATTTCGAACGTTATTTTAATGCCGAAAAAGCTTCTGAAATAGGCTGTGCATTAAATTCAGGCATGAATAATTTTAATAAGGAATTTCTTTTAAAAACATGTAGAGAAATTATTAAAGACAATGCATCTAAACAAAATCTCAAGATATATTCAGACAAAATAAAAAGCTGTGGCGGTGCGGCTAAAGCTGCCGATTTTATATTAAATTATTAA
- a CDS encoding PadR family transcriptional regulator, with protein sequence MSSINLIILGYLQRKEKSAYEMVKEFDIWNLTKWLKISNPSVYKNIIKLCDNGYLNSRTVKEGEMPEKTLYSLNEKGNSYFIELMEESSKNIGNIYLDFNAFLVNIENLPEEKRKEYLKNFKDKAEERRAFVEPIYNHSKQQNEKSGSELLILDLYNEFYNVLQKWSEKVFDYYN encoded by the coding sequence TTGTCTTCAATAAATTTAATAATACTTGGCTATTTGCAGCGCAAAGAGAAAAGTGCCTATGAAATGGTTAAGGAATTTGATATTTGGAATCTTACTAAGTGGCTAAAAATCAGCAATCCGTCGGTTTATAAAAATATAATTAAATTATGTGATAATGGATATTTAAATTCAAGAACTGTTAAAGAAGGTGAAATGCCCGAAAAAACATTATATTCACTGAACGAAAAAGGAAATTCATATTTCATTGAACTAATGGAAGAAAGTTCAAAAAATATAGGAAATATTTATTTAGACTTTAATGCATTTTTAGTTAATATAGAAAATTTACCAGAAGAAAAAAGAAAAGAATACCTTAAAAACTTCAAAGATAAGGCAGAAGAACGTAGAGCGTTTGTGGAGCCAATTTATAATCACTCAAAACAGCAGAATGAAAAATCTGGTTCTGAATTGCTTATATTAGATCTATATAACGAATTTTATAACGTTTTACAAAAATGGTCGGAAAAAGTTTTTGATTATTATAATTAA